A window of Dorea formicigenerans contains these coding sequences:
- a CDS encoding M67 family metallopeptidase produces the protein MAIIRMKYTLLDEIARYATGHLPEEACGLIAGSEDENGRLIEKVYYLTNVDHAEDHFTLDPKEQLSAIKDMRANGLKPLGNWHSHPSSPSRPSQEDIKLAFDSNASYMIISFMAENPVLNSFHIENGQVEKEDLRIYSDEYYF, from the coding sequence CAATTATAAGAATGAAATATACACTTCTTGATGAGATTGCCCGGTATGCAACCGGGCATCTTCCAGAAGAAGCTTGCGGACTGATCGCAGGAAGCGAAGATGAAAATGGTCGTTTAATTGAAAAAGTTTATTACCTGACAAATGTTGATCATGCAGAGGATCATTTTACACTGGATCCGAAAGAACAACTGTCAGCAATCAAAGATATGAGGGCGAATGGATTAAAACCACTTGGTAACTGGCATTCACATCCATCCAGTCCGTCCAGACCGTCGCAGGAGGATATCAAACTTGCATTTGATTCCAATGCCAGCTATATGATCATATCATTTATGGCAGAAAATCCAGTGTTGAATTCTTTCCATATAGAAAATGGTCAGGTGGAAAAAGAGGATTTGCGAATTTATTCAGATGAATATTATTTCTAA